The genomic window ACGGAATGTCGTGACCCAGAACTGGAGTGGCGTGCTGATACGCCACCTGCTGCTCGTCGTCGCCGGCGGCGCATTGCTCGGGCTGGTGACCGGCCAGTACGGCTGGGCCATCGCCGTGGCGCTGGGCGCCTACCTCGGCTGGTCGACCTGGCAACTGCTGCGCCTGCACAAGTGGCTGAAGAACCACCAGCCCGACGAGGCCCCGCCCGATGGCTACGGCCTGTGGGGCGAGGTGTTCGACAGCATCTACCACCTGCAGCGGCGCAACCAGCGCGCCCGCGGGCGCCTGCAAGCGGTGATCGACCGCATGCAGGAATCCACCGCGGCGCTGCGCGACGGCATGATCCTGCTCGACCGCGACGGCAACCTGGAGTGGTGGAACCAGTCCGCCGAGCGCCTGCTGGGGCTCAAGAGCCCGCAGGACGGCGGCCAGCCGGTGACCAACCTGGTGCGCCATCCGCGCTTCAAGGAATATTTCGAGGCCGAGGACTACCGCGAGCCGCTGGAACTCACGTCGCCGATCAACGACAACCTGCGCTTGCAGTTCCACATCACCCTCTATGGCGCCGGCGAGCACCTGATGCTGGTGCGAGACGTGACCCGCGTCCACCAGCTGGAACAGATGCGCAAGGACTTCGTCGCCAACGTCTCCCACGAGCTGCGCACGCCTCTGACGGTGATCGCCGGCTACCTGGAGACGCTGCTGGACAACGTCGAGGACGTGAACCCGCGCTGGACCCGCGCGCTGCAGCAGATGCAGCAGCAGGCCGGGCGCATGCAGAACCTGCTCAACGACCTGCTCCTGCTGGCCAAGCTGGAAGCCACCGATTACCCCGCGGACAACAAGCCGGTGGCGGTGGACCTGATGCTGTTGTCGATCCGCAACGACGCCCAGGCGCTGTCCGGGGCGCGCAACCACCGCATCAGCCTGGAGGCGGATGCGAAGGTGAAACTCAAGGGCAGCGAGGCCGAGCTGCGCAGCGCCTTCTCCAACCTGGTGTTCAACGCCGTGAAGTACACCCCCGACGAGGGCGAGATCCGCATTCGCTGGTGGGCGGACGAGCAAGGCGCGCACCTGGCCGTGCAGGACAGCGGCATCGGCATCGACCCCAAGCACCTGCCGCGCCTGACCGAGCGCTTCTACCGCGTGGATTCCAGCCGCAACGCCAGCACCGGCGGCACCGGGCTGGGCCTGGCCATCGTCAAGCACGTGCTGCTGCGCCACCGCGGCACCCTGGACATCAGCAGCGTGCCGGGCAAGGGCAGCAGCTTCACCTGCCACTTTCCGCCGCAACAGGTGGAAAGCCGCGCATAAGCGTGCCCGAGGTCGACTCTGGTATAGACGGGCTTGCCAGGCGGGCCCCGCGAACCGCATTCTTGTCCGTCCATTCTTGAACCAACAGAACCATGGACCCTTCCCCTAGTAGCAACTTCCTCACCTATTTCGCCGATTTCGGCCTGATCCTGTTCGCCCTGTTCCTCGTCGTGCTCAACGGCTTCTTCGTCGCCGCCGAGTTCGCCATGGTCAAGCTGCGCTCGACCCGCGTGGAGACCATCGCCAACCAGCACGGCTGGCGCGGCACCATCCTGCGCAAGGTGCACAACCAGCTCGACGCCTACCTCTCCGCCTGCCAGCTGGGCATCACCCTGGCCTCCCTGGGCCTGGGCTGGGTCGGCGAGCCGGCCTTCGCCGAGCTGCTCGAACCGCTGCTGGCCGCGGTCGGCGTGCACTCCGAGGAAGTCATCCGCGGCGTGTCGTTCTTCACCGCCTTCTTCATCATTTCCTACCTGCACATCGTGGTCGGCGAGCTGGCGCCCAAGTCCTGGGCGATCCGCAAGCCGGAGCTGCTATCGCTGTGGACGGCGGTGCCGCTGTACCTGTTCTACTGGCTGATGTACCCGGCCATCTGGCTGCTCAATGCCAGCGCCAACGCCATCCTGAAGATCGCCGGCCAGGGCGAGCCGGGGCCGCACCACGAGCATCACTACAGCCGTGACGAGCTCAAGCTCATCCTGCACTCCAGCCGCGCCCACGACCCCAGCGACCAGGGCATGCGCGTGCTGGCCTCGGCGGTGGAGCTGGGTGAGCTGGAAGTGGTGGACTGGGCCAATTCCCGCGAGGACCTGGTCTACCTGGAGCGCAACGCGCCGCTGGACGACATCCTCGCCACCATCCGCCGTCACAAGTACAGCCGCTACCCGGTGTACGACAGCGAGAAAGGCGAGTTCATCGGCCTGCTGCACATCAAGGACCTGCTGCTGGCGCTGGCCACCCTGGACAGCCTGCCGGAGTCCTTCGACCTCGACGAGCTGACCCACCCGCTGGAGAAGGTCACCAAGCACCTGCCGCTGGCGCGCCTGCTGGAGCAGTTCCGCCAGGGCGGCTCGCACTTCGCGCTGGTGGAGGAAGCCGACCACAAGATCGTCGGCTACCTGACCATGGAAGACGTGCTGGAGGTGCTGGTCGGCGACATCCAGGACGAACACCGCAAGGCCGAGCGCGGCATCGTCGCCTACCAGCCCGGCAAGCTGCTGGTGCGCGGCGACACCCCACTGTTCAAGCTGGAGCGCCTGCTGAGCGTCGACCTGGACCACGTCGAGGCGGATACCCTCGCCGGCCTGGTTTACGACACGCTCAAGCGCGTACCGGAGGAAGAGGAAGTGCTGGATACCGAGGGCCTGCGCATCATCGTGAAGAAGATGAAGGGCCCGAAGATCGTCCTCGCCAAGGTGGTGAAGCTCGACTGAGCGCCTCGCCCCTGAATGAAAAAGGCTGCCTTCGGGCAGCCTTTTTGCATTCTGCAGGAGCGAGCTTGCTCGCGAACCCGCCCAGCTCCAACGTCGCCGGCTAGCACTGTTCGCGAGCAAGCTCGCTTCTACAGGCAGTCCGCTGAGGTCAGTGCTCCCGGACCACCGCGAAATTCGGCAGCGTATCCACCGGCTGGGCGAAGTCGTAGGGAATCGAGACGAGGTCCAGGCCGACGTTGCGCTGCACCACGAAGTGCAGGTGCGGGCCGCTGCTGTTGCCGGTGTTGCCCGACTTCGCCAGCGGCGAGCCGGTGGCGACGCGCTGGCCCTCACGCACCAGCACCGAGCCGCGCATCAGGTGCAGGTACACCCCCATGGTGCCGTCGTCGTGGAGGATGCGCACGAAGTTGCCGGAGGGGTTCTTGCCACGCCCGTTCTGGCTGTTTTCGACTTTCACCACGGTACCGCCGCGCGCGGCGATGATCGGCGTGCCCACCGGCATGGCGATGTCCATGGCATAGCGCCCCTTGGGCGTGAAATGGCTGTAACGGCCGTTGGCGCCCTGGGTCAGGCGGAACGGGCCGCCCACCCAGGGCAAGGCGTACTGGTAGGACTGCGGTGTGGGCCGTGGGTCACCCAGGGCATAGGTGAGCTTGGGCTTGTAGCGCATCGGCTTGCTCGGGTCCCGCGGGGCGAGGGTAGCGAGGCGGATCGAACTGCGCGGCGGCAGCACCCAGCGAATCGGTTTCGCCGGCGCGCCGACGGCGTTCTGCGCGCCCGTCACGCTCAGCTCCACCTCCACCGGTGCGTAGAGGTCGTTGCGCACCTGCAGCGTTTCGCCGCCGGCGTGCTTCTTCGTCTCCAGCTTCACCTGCTCTTCCAGGTGCTCGACCATGCGATCACGGAAAACGAACACAGCCGCGCCCGGCACGGCCTTGTCCGTGTAGGTGACCACGCCGTTGGCGTCGGTGTACTTGTAGATGGTGACGGCCGAAGCCGTTCCGGATGCGGCCAAGAGACCGCACAGGAGGATACTGCGCCCTAGCATGTCGACTCTGGTTATAGGTCACTGCGACGCAACGAAGACTAGCAGCGTAGCCCGTACGTCGCGACCTGCCGCCGGTCGGGGTGTGAAGCAGTACTGCCCACCGGTCGGCGCGTGCCCCGGCGGCTCAGGCGCCGGGCACGTAGTGCTTCTGCGAACTGCCGCGGGCGATCAGGCGCGACAGGTAGTCGAGCTTCTGCGGATCGCGATCGACGAAGCGGAAGGTCAGCTGCAGCCACTCGCTGTCGGGCTTGGGCTCCAGCGCGGCGACGGCATGCAGGTAGCCGTTGAGGCGAGCGACGTCGCTGTCTTCCTCCAGGTCCAGCACGGCGCTTTCCAGCACCTGCGGCAGCGGCGTGCCGCGCTTCACCACCAGCAGCGCCTCCTTGAGGCTGAGCGCCTTGATCACGCAGGGCAG from Pseudomonas sp. GCEP-101 includes these protein-coding regions:
- the phoR gene encoding phosphate regulon sensor histidine kinase PhoR, whose translation is MTQNWSGVLIRHLLLVVAGGALLGLVTGQYGWAIAVALGAYLGWSTWQLLRLHKWLKNHQPDEAPPDGYGLWGEVFDSIYHLQRRNQRARGRLQAVIDRMQESTAALRDGMILLDRDGNLEWWNQSAERLLGLKSPQDGGQPVTNLVRHPRFKEYFEAEDYREPLELTSPINDNLRLQFHITLYGAGEHLMLVRDVTRVHQLEQMRKDFVANVSHELRTPLTVIAGYLETLLDNVEDVNPRWTRALQQMQQQAGRMQNLLNDLLLLAKLEATDYPADNKPVAVDLMLLSIRNDAQALSGARNHRISLEADAKVKLKGSEAELRSAFSNLVFNAVKYTPDEGEIRIRWWADEQGAHLAVQDSGIGIDPKHLPRLTERFYRVDSSRNASTGGTGLGLAIVKHVLLRHRGTLDISSVPGKGSSFTCHFPPQQVESRA
- a CDS encoding hemolysin family protein; its protein translation is MDPSPSSNFLTYFADFGLILFALFLVVLNGFFVAAEFAMVKLRSTRVETIANQHGWRGTILRKVHNQLDAYLSACQLGITLASLGLGWVGEPAFAELLEPLLAAVGVHSEEVIRGVSFFTAFFIISYLHIVVGELAPKSWAIRKPELLSLWTAVPLYLFYWLMYPAIWLLNASANAILKIAGQGEPGPHHEHHYSRDELKLILHSSRAHDPSDQGMRVLASAVELGELEVVDWANSREDLVYLERNAPLDDILATIRRHKYSRYPVYDSEKGEFIGLLHIKDLLLALATLDSLPESFDLDELTHPLEKVTKHLPLARLLEQFRQGGSHFALVEEADHKIVGYLTMEDVLEVLVGDIQDEHRKAERGIVAYQPGKLLVRGDTPLFKLERLLSVDLDHVEADTLAGLVYDTLKRVPEEEEVLDTEGLRIIVKKMKGPKIVLAKVVKLD
- a CDS encoding M23 family metallopeptidase; this translates as MLGRSILLCGLLAASGTASAVTIYKYTDANGVVTYTDKAVPGAAVFVFRDRMVEHLEEQVKLETKKHAGGETLQVRNDLYAPVEVELSVTGAQNAVGAPAKPIRWVLPPRSSIRLATLAPRDPSKPMRYKPKLTYALGDPRPTPQSYQYALPWVGGPFRLTQGANGRYSHFTPKGRYAMDIAMPVGTPIIAARGGTVVKVENSQNGRGKNPSGNFVRILHDDGTMGVYLHLMRGSVLVREGQRVATGSPLAKSGNTGNSSGPHLHFVVQRNVGLDLVSIPYDFAQPVDTLPNFAVVREH